In Novosphingobium sp. PP1Y, the sequence TGGGCAGTACAACATGCGCTGGACGGCATCGATGGTCGCGGACATTCACCGTATTCTCAAGCGGGGCGGCGTGTTTCTCTACCCGGCCGATCATCGCCAGCCAGGCAAGGCCCGCTTGCGCCTGCTCTACGAGGCCAACCCGATGAGCATGCTGATCGAACAGGCCGGCGGCCGTTCGAGCGACGGCGCTGGCTCCATTCTCGATACGCAGCCGACCAGCCTGCACCAGCGCATCGGTGTAGCCCTTGGCGATCCGGAAGAAGTGGAAGCGCTCGTTTCGCAGGACGCCTGAAAAAGTCGGGGCCCGTCACGGGCCCCGGCAACGATGCCAGTCGAGCCAGGTCAGTCCGGCTGTTCACCCAAGGATACGTATAACCGCGAAATTCGCGAGGTTTGGATGCACCACTGGTCGTCCTGCTTGCGATAGGTTTCGTGATAGTGCCCGCAGCCGTGGAGGGTGAGCACAGTCCCGCTTTCGTCCCAGATCTGGTCTTCCATGGCGATGACGCCGCGGGCCGTGTCTGCCGAGAGGATCTCGATCTCGTGGCAATGCCCATGGTGAACGGTGCGGCTCGTTTCCACCGCGCCCACGATGAACTGGGTAATCACGTCGCCGCCCTCATAGACCCAATCATTGCTCTCAGCAGCGCGGCCGGCTTCTCCCTTGCCGTCGACGTTTAGCGAAGCGCGCGCGTCAAACACTGCATCATCGGCAAAGACGGTGCGCAGGCCTGCCCAGTCCTTGGTGTCCATGCAGCGAAAGTAGCGGCCCTTGAGCTGCTTGATTTCCTCGATCGCGAGCAGGCGTTCGCTGGTATCCATCGGCATTCTCCCGGAAAATTCGTTCGTTCGGTTCATCTTCTGGGAAATGACAATTGCCCAAGTCGTAGCAAAGCGCACCTCGCCGACTGGCTAGGGTTCCGCCCCAAGGCGTGCCACTGCCAGGATGCGCTGGGCCGCGGCCCAAACCGCATCGACCGCTAGCGATCCCTGTTCCATCGCCTGGGCAAGCTTTGCACTTCAGGAGCGGGGAGGCCCGGTCATTTCGAAATGACACCGGGCACTCAAGTTGGCATTCACCGGTCGATCACATGACGCGACTGGCTCCCCGGACGATGGCCTCGCCGAGTATCAAGCGATTTCCCGGTCAAGACTTGTGTCCAATCAAGTTCAGCCGTGGCTGCGCAAGTGGGGCATTACATCGCTCGCGAGGAGGCGAAGTGTACGATTGCCCCATTCGAGGCGCTGCTGGGTGACGGGGCCGGTGGTGGTGCCGCACAGGATGTTGCCGATGCCCAGCTCCGCATAGGGTTCAAGGTGTTCGCGCACGGTTTTCGGGCTGCCATAAAGGCACCAGGTGGCGATCCAGTCCTCGGTTAGGGCCATGGGGGTCTCGTCGGTCTTGGTGTTGGCCGCGTCCTGCTCGGCCTTGTCGCCATAGAGCTTCTCGCGATCGACGGCGGCATGGTAGGCCTTTAGGATCACTTCGAGTTCCTCGCGGGCCTGCTCGTCGCTCTCGGCGATGTGGACGCATTGATAGCTGTGGGTGGTCCAGGACAGGGCATCGGCGACGGTCTCGTCGCTATGGCCGGCGGCGAGCAGCATGTCACGGTAGGCGGTGAAATACTTGGTGACGTGCTTGAGCGGCTCGGTACCGCCGATCTTTGGCGGGGTGAAGGCCGGGATGAATGCGGGCCAGCCATGTTCGGCCGCGCGGCGCGCGCTGGCTTCCTTCATGGCGACGGGCATGAGCCGGGCATGGCCCTTGGAATAGGGCGCAGGGGCGATGCGCTGGAGGACCTTGCCGCGGTAGGTCCCGTTATCGAATTCGACCGGGGCATCGGCCATGGTCTTGGCCCAAAGCTGTTCGGCGATGGCAAGATTGGCGTCGGAGACCGGCGAGGCTTCCTTGTAGTTCACACCGAATCCGATCATTTCCTCGGGCGTGGTGCCCGAGCCGACGCCGACGAGCAACTTCCCCTTGGTCAGCTGATCGAGGATGTTGATGCGTTCCACGAAGCGCACGGGGCTGTGCAGCGGGACCGACGTGACCGAAAAGCCGAAGTGCAATTCGGGGAACTTCGCAGCCAGATAGGCGGCGAATATCATCGGGTCGCTGGCGACGGGCATGTAGCCGGTGAAATGATGATCGGGCAGGAATACCGCATCGAAGCCGAGTTCGGCGGCGAGGCCGGCATGGTCGATACTGTCCAGGATGAACTGGCGATCCTGCTCCGGCGCCGTCGTGCGACCGGCAAGGAATACAGAAAAACGCATCGAAACGGTGTCCTCTCATCACAATAGGCCGAAAGTCATGGCTTCCGGCATCTCGAATCAAGATTAGAACAATAATTCGCATTGTGCAAGTGGGGCGATCCGGGAGGAGGCGCGCGAAGCGTACCCTGTTCAGATCATCTGCGTGCGATAGCTGCTATCATGCAGCACCGGTGCGATCGTCGGCGTGTTCAGTTGCAGGCCGGGATTCGGCGTCATGGCAATAAGGACGCAAAGTGGCTGCCCGTGCGGCAGGATCACTAAGCCCCCGCGAGGTTGTAATGCTGGGAAGTCGCCCAGTAATCAAGGCGTGAGATTACGCGGTCCTGGCAGATAACCCGAACCCGGCGTGTTCCGGAGGGTTTTCAGATTTTGGCGATAAGGTAAGCGAGGCACATGTTGCCGAGTTCGGTTTTGAGCTCGTTCCAGTCCTGCTGGTGCACGGCTTCGCCTGTGGATCCGAGGCTGAGTTGCCTTGCGAGTGTGGCGAAGATGATCTGGTAGGCGGCGTTGGCCTTCTTCTGGCAATCGTTGCCGCTGAACTCGGCGCGATATTCGAGCATGGCCTCGATGCAGATTGCTGCGGCGCGGTTGGCGCTGGCGCGGCCCGGTTCGGAGACGAGGGGGTCGAAGGAGGCGCGCTGCATGCTCAGGCGCAGGAGCGGGGCATGCTTCTTGAGCAGTTCGGCAAAGGCCTCGACGAACCGGGGCACGAAAGTGGTGAGCGAGGTGGCGCCGGCGCGCACCTTCTCGATCATCGCGTCCTCGTCGAGCGCCATCTTGGCCAGGTGGTTGCCGATGACGGCGCGCACGAGGTTTTCCTTGCTCTCGAAGCGCAGGTAGATCGACCCGATCGAGACGTTGCCGCTCTGGCTGACGTCCTGGAGGGTGAAGTCCTCGCTGCCGCGCGCGAGCATGAGCTTTTCGGCGGCGACGAGCATGCGCTCCAGGGAGGCCTTGCTGCGGCCCTGGAGCGGCGTCTTGCTGACGGTATCGACGCTCAGCGTGGCCCCGGCATCCCTTGCTTTTGCTTTTCTTGGCATAGGTTTCATCTGGAGCCCGTTTGAAAAGGAAACGTCAATTCTATTTAATCGTCCCGCCCCGGTCGCTGGGTCATCACGGGCCCTGCAGGAAGGGCTGCAATTCTAGCGATTGTCTTCCACTATCAATTCGGCTGCCCGCGCGCCGACAGCCATGGCCGGACCATTGGTATTGCCCGAAACCGGCGTCGGCATGATCGAGCAGTCGACTACGCGAAGACCTTTCAAGGTGTGAACGCGACATCGCGAATCGACAACGGACGAGCGAAGGTCGGTGCCCATCGTACATGTTCCCGTGCCGTGAAGGCCCGGATCGACCATGTTGCGCAGTTCCTCGATGAGGGCCTCGTCCCCCTTGACAGAGTCGCCGGGCACGCGCTCCGCGCCGGTGAAGCCTTTCATCGTATCCGACCTTGCAATGGACCGCAGCATCTTGATCAACTCCAGCGCCTTGGCGACGTCGCGCCCGTCGCTCCACAGGCCTGAATCGATCAGGGGCGCGGCGCGGAAGTCAGGCGAGGTGAGTGTAACCTCGCCGCGGCTCCACGGACGCAAGTGATAGCCCGCGATGGTCAGACCCGGGCGCTTGGAAATTGGGCTACCGGGCTTTGCGACCATCTCCTTGACCGTTCGCATCGCGAAGGGAGCAGCGGCAAGCTGCATGTCCGGCCAGTCGGCTTCGCAGTCCTTGCCCGCGTAAAGCATGGTTAATGGCAT encodes:
- a CDS encoding LLM class flavin-dependent oxidoreductase, with the protein product MRFSVFLAGRTTAPEQDRQFILDSIDHAGLAAELGFDAVFLPDHHFTGYMPVASDPMIFAAYLAAKFPELHFGFSVTSVPLHSPVRFVERINILDQLTKGKLLVGVGSGTTPEEMIGFGVNYKEASPVSDANLAIAEQLWAKTMADAPVEFDNGTYRGKVLQRIAPAPYSKGHARLMPVAMKEASARRAAEHGWPAFIPAFTPPKIGGTEPLKHVTKYFTAYRDMLLAAGHSDETVADALSWTTHSYQCVHIAESDEQAREELEVILKAYHAAVDREKLYGDKAEQDAANTKTDETPMALTEDWIATWCLYGSPKTVREHLEPYAELGIGNILCGTTTGPVTQQRLEWGNRTLRLLASDVMPHLRSHG
- a CDS encoding TetR/AcrR family transcriptional regulator, with translation MPRKAKARDAGATLSVDTVSKTPLQGRSKASLERMLVAAEKLMLARGSEDFTLQDVSQSGNVSIGSIYLRFESKENLVRAVIGNHLAKMALDEDAMIEKVRAGATSLTTFVPRFVEAFAELLKKHAPLLRLSMQRASFDPLVSEPGRASANRAAAICIEAMLEYRAEFSGNDCQKKANAAYQIIFATLARQLSLGSTGEAVHQQDWNELKTELGNMCLAYLIAKI
- a CDS encoding nuclear transport factor 2 family protein — its product is MDTSERLLAIEEIKQLKGRYFRCMDTKDWAGLRTVFADDAVFDARASLNVDGKGEAGRAAESNDWVYEGGDVITQFIVGAVETSRTVHHGHCHEIEILSADTARGVIAMEDQIWDESGTVLTLHGCGHYHETYRKQDDQWCIQTSRISRLYVSLGEQPD